From Paralcaligenes sp. KSB-10:
ATCCGGGACCTGGCTGAAACGGATGATGGGATAGGTCTCCCAGTCGCCATCGACCAGCCCCTTGGCATCAAACCGCGCCTGTTCGTACAGAGTCCAGGACGTAGCCTGAATGGCGCCGCCTTCAATTTGCTGGATAACGCCTTCCGGGTTGATTACCTCGCCGACATCGACGGCGATAAACAGGCTTTCAACTCGAATCTCATGCGTGACGTTGACTTTGGCAATGACAGCGCAATAGGCGCCACCGGTTTTATAGCGGGCAAAGCCTATGCCCATACCCGTATCGTCATCGTTGATGCGCTCTGGATCAAAGTTCCAGCCCGCCAGGCCTGCCGCCTTGACGAGGACAGCAATGGCGCGCGGATCGCTCAGATTGTCCAGGCGGTATTGCAAAGGATCGCGCCCATATGCGAGCGCGATATCGTCGACCATGGATTCGATCGCAAATACATTGCCAAACGCACCCAATGCGCGCAGTGCCGAACTGCGCAAGGAAATATCGAGCGCCCGGTGGCAAATCAGCGCGCAGTGCGGGAAATCGTAAAGCGGCACAATGTTGCGATCGGCCCCGCCACCGGACGACTGCGGGGCATTTATGGAGGACAGCGCCGGGAAAGCATCTTCCGCATACCAACTGCCTAATAATGTCGGGGTGGCGGCCCGGCCTGGACGCAGGCTATGGCCCGGCCCCCATACGGTGTGCCGCCATTCGACAACCTTGGCGTTTTCATCGACATCCGCCTCGATGCGCACGGACATGGCCGACCCCAGCGGTGACCAATTCAGTTCGTCGGACCGCGACCACTGAACCCGCACAGGCCTGTTATCCGCATGCAGGGATAGCCATGCGGCGTCGTAGGCGACATCGTCGGCGCCGTTATGGCCGTAGCAGCCGGAGCCCGGCACATGCTGAACCTCGACCCGGGATGGCTCCATGCGAAACGCCGCGCAAAGATCCGTTTTTAAATTATGTATGCCCTGGCTGTGGCTCCATACCCTCAGGCCGGTACTGGCCGTGACTTGCGCATAAGCGCAGGATGGGCCTATGGAAGCGTGCTTGATGAACGGCTTGAGGAAATCGCCGCTGAAC
This genomic window contains:
- a CDS encoding xanthine dehydrogenase family protein molybdopterin-binding subunit, producing the protein MNNAFAPAHEVGAGQLPVSLKNNPYVDGWLSLARDGCIDAYTGKVELGQGIVTALAQIVADELLVDIASVRMVPASTQYSPDESITSGSLSVQHSGLSLRAVCAQTRNLFVQAAARKFNVVPSTVTVLNGEFVSGGRACGSYWQLAGEVDLHVRAEMPDAMLASTRRDYVGTNYRPFGLEQKTQGTYPFIHDLAMERMVHGRVLRPPSPYAVLGDLDLADWRSIPGIVGIVRNGSLIGVIAEQEYIAERVLRQIARAAVWAERDSLPSQRELSAWLRSRESETTVIERKPEHSGAVATYAEKWFSGDFLKPFIKHASIGPSCAYAQVTASTGLRVWSHSQGIHNLKTDLCAAFRMEPSRVEVQHVPGSGCYGHNGADDVAYDAAWLSLHADNRPVRVQWSRSDELNWSPLGSAMSVRIEADVDENAKVVEWRHTVWGPGHSLRPGRAATPTLLGSWYAEDAFPALSSINAPQSSGGGADRNIVPLYDFPHCALICHRALDISLRSSALRALGAFGNVFAIESMVDDIALAYGRDPLQYRLDNLSDPRAIAVLVKAAGLAGWNFDPERINDDDTGMGIGFARYKTGGAYCAVIAKVNVTHEIRVESLFIAVDVGEVINPEGVIQQIEGGAIQATSWTLYEQARFDAKGLVDGDWETYPIIRFSQVPDVIVEILPGAGRPPVGAGEPSLGPTAAAIGNAVRAALGVRVRNLPISPDEVVRAMEPGLAQ